TTGATAAAGAACTACACATTTTTAAAAATATTCTTGTATCATATCTAGCATGTGCTGATGTTAGATGAGTTATTTTAGTTTGCATTATTTATTTCCTAATAATTCTTGAATCTTTTGATATGGAGGATAGCTAATAAGTACACCTTTAAGTGGTCCTTGATACACAAACATACTTCCACAAGCTACAGCATCTACTTTTGAATTTTCAAAAACATCTTTTATATGATTTAGATTTCCAGCTCCTCCAAGAGCTATTATTGGTACTTTTGTATTTTCTTTTATTTCTTTTAAAAGTTCAATATCATACCCTTTCATAATTCCATCATTATCACAAGAGTTTATCACTATTTCGCCAGCACCTAAAGACTCTACTTGTTTTATAAAATCAATATGATTCAACTTAGTGTTTTTTTTACCATTATTTATAAAAACTTTCTTATTCCCCCAAAAATCTTTTTTTATATCTATTGTTACTATTACTGATTGATTTCCAAATATACTAGATGCTTCTTTTATAAGATTTGGATTGATTACAGCTTGACTGCTTAGAGATATTTTTTCAACTCCTAGAGCATATATTTTTTTCATTTGTTCTATATTTTTCACTCCACCACCATAACAAAGTGGCATAAAACATTCACTTGCAATGTCTTCTATCATTTTATAATTTGGTTCTTTATTTTCTACACTTGCATCGATGTCTATAAACATCAATTCATCTACTTCTTTTTCATTAAATATCTTAATAGCATTTATAGGATCACCTATATATGTAGGTTTTTTAAATTTTTCAGTTTTATAAAGTCCACCTTTATGTAAAAGTAGACAAGGGATTACTCTTTTTTGTAGCATTACATCTCTCCAAAGTTTTTGAGTAGTTGCATACCAAATTTATGACTTTTTTCTGGATGAAACTGTACACCATAAATATTATCTTTATAGATACTACAAGTAAAAGTTTGTCCATAATTTGCTGTTGCTAAAATATTTTTTTCATTATTACAAACCACATGATATGAATGTACGAAATAAAATCTATTATCTTCCAAATTTTTAAAAATATCATTTGTATTTGTAGGATTTATTTTATTCCAACCCATATGAGGAATAGATAAACTCTTATCCTCTAAATCAAACTTGATAGTTTGTGCATCTATCCATCCAAGACCTTTTTCTTTTCCTTCTTCACTTGAGTTTGTCAAAAGTTGCATCCCAAGACAAATACCTAAAATAGGTTTTTTATTTTCTAATACCTCTTTTTCTAAAGTTTCAAAAAATGGTGCATTTTTTAAACTATTTATACCATGGTCAAAAGAACCAACACCAGGTAAGAGATATTTATCAGCATTTTTTATAGTTTCAATATCTGATGTGATGATGGATTCAACTCCCACTTTTTTAAACATATTATAAATAGATTTTAGATTTCCTATTCCATAATCAAGTATTGCTATCATTTTTTACCTTACGAATAATTTGAGATTTTTCTACCAAGTAGTTTTGATACAAAATTTTGAACTTTTTTCATTCTATTATATTTTTCTGTCATATTAGGGAAATCACTATATTTATGTGATGGCATTTGAAGAATATTTTCAAACTCTTCATTGCTAACTCCAAGCTTTTTAGCTATATACTCTTTATCTTCTTTTAACTCTTTTTCATCATACAATGGTTTATCAAGTTCTTTTAACGCTTCTTCTCTACTCATTTGCCCTGCTACAATAAGACTAGCTAAATGAGGTTTTCTTTTATCATAACCAAACTTCATAGGTAGCCAATAATTTTGGAAAAATTTAGTAAATACTGATTCTCCATGTTTTCTAGCATACTCTTTATAACCTATTTTATCTTTTAATTCTTGTAATGCTTCACTTTTTATATATGGCATAAAGTTTAGAGGTCTTATAGTCTTCATTTTTTTGATAAATGGATAATATAAATATAGTTCATAGAAACCTATTGTTTTATAATTTTTTAGTTTTTTAGTGCCAAATTTATTATGAATAGCGTGTAAATTATCTGCATCCATAGCACTCCAATGCCAAGCTTTTGGGAATATGCTCTCAGTTGCTAAATTTCCACCACTTATTACATAATTTATTCCATACTTTGTAGCAAAATGATAAAGTGAAGCAAAAAAAGCATGGTCTTGTGGTACATCTTGATTTGCTATAGCTGATTTTAAATATGCTAACTGTAAATCTCTCATCTCTTCCCAATCTATTACTATTGTATGTAAATGCCATCCACAATAATTTACAATATTTTCTATATTTTGCACAGCTAATTCACTGTTCCATCCACCATCTACATGAACAACTAAAGGTCTAATACCAGCTTCATAAAGTTTTAATGCAAGATATGAACTATCAACTCCCCCACTAAGACCTAAAATACAATCATAATGTTTATGAACATTTTCTTTTTTCATTTTTTCATATATAGCCTGAAGTTTTTTAGCACCTTCATCATTTGGAAACCATCTTTTTGATGTAAATTCATCAAACTCTCTACAGTGATTACAAACCCCTTTTTCATCAAAGTTAATTTCTGGATCAGTTGTGTCCATTACACATTTTGTACATATTTGATATTGTTTTTTATTGTTCATTATTTATTCCTACTTCATAATATTTCATAGCATTTTTTATAAAAGCATTTTTTCCAAATTTCTCTTCTACATCACCTCTAAGTTTTTCTTTATCATATTTACTAGCATTTTTATACATAGTCATCATAGCATCTTCTAGTTGTAGTTGATTTTCTACATTTATCAAAATTCCATTTTGTTTATTTACTATATCTTCAGGTCCACCACATTTTGTAGCAATAAGTGGTAATCCACATGCTAAAGCTTCTATAAGGACTACTCCAAAAGTTTCAAAATTACTTGATAATACAAAACAATTTGACTTCATCATTTCATCTCTTACTTTTTCTTGTGATATTCGACCTAAAAAATTAACTTGTTTTTGAATATCTAACTTTTTAACTAAACTTTCTAAATATTTTTTCATATATCCACTTCCAGCAATATTTAGATATATATTATGATTTAATTTTGCTATTTTTTCAAAGCTTTTAATTAATAATTCTTGATTTTTATTTTTATCAAGACTAGCAATATGCAAAAAAATAAAATTTTTAGATATCTTATTTTGAAATTTTTTTTGAAAGAAAAAATCATCTACTATATTTGGTAATAAATCTATGTTAGTTTTAGTATATTCTTTTAAAATATTATTAAAACTAGAACTAACTGCTGTAACTTTTAATGCATTTTTTGCTACATTTCCAATTGATTTAATTTTTTCATTTGATATCTTATTTTGTACAAAAGCTGAGCTATGCTCTGTAACAATATATTTTATTCCATACTTATCTTTTAAAAATTCAGCAATTACTCCTGCATATAAAAAATTATGTGCGTGAATAATATCTGGCATTCCAAACTCTTCTATATATTTACTGTATAGTTTATCAGCCATTTGTACATAATTATTTTTTAAAATTTTGAATGGTATGTATCTGTGAGGAAAATATAATTGTTTATATTTTCTTTTAATATTTATATTTCCTTTTTTTTCTTCTTTTTTATAAATATATTTACTAACTAAATATCTAGGAGTAATATATCCAACAGAAAGTACACCTATTTGATGTTTATCATTACTTAATGCATTTGCTTGATGATATTGAAAAATACCTCCTAAAGGTTGTGTTTGAGTTATAAAATGTTCAGATGAAATTATTAATATATGCATTTTTTAGCCTTGTTATAATTAAATAATCTAATGCTTAAAACCATTAATAGTACAAATGGTAAAAAAGATTGATATCCTGTAATAAAATTATTAGTTAGCATAACTACAAAACCGGTAATACAAGAAGCTAAAAGTGTGAAATAATATATCTTTAAATTGATATCAGAACCTTTTTCCATTTGTTTTTTAAAAAAAAATGGATAAAAAAGTAAACTTATAGATGCAATCACTCCAAATAAACCAAATCTACTTATCAAAGATAACCACTCACTATCCATAGTCATATCTACAAAATAAGATTTAGCAATACCATATCCAAAAATTGGTGAATTTAAAAAAGATTGATAAGCTATCTGAGCATTTTCTAATCTAACTAAAATAGAATTATTTTCACCTTCAAAAAGTAATTGAATACCAATAAAAACATAACTAAAAAGGGGGAATAACACAACTATACCTAAGCTAATAACTATCAGTAAAAATA
The DNA window shown above is from Arcobacter lacus and carries:
- a CDS encoding AglZ/HisF2 family acetamidino modification protein; this encodes MLQKRVIPCLLLHKGGLYKTEKFKKPTYIGDPINAIKIFNEKEVDELMFIDIDASVENKEPNYKMIEDIASECFMPLCYGGGVKNIEQMKKIYALGVEKISLSSQAVINPNLIKEASSIFGNQSVIVTIDIKKDFWGNKKVFINNGKKNTKLNHIDFIKQVESLGAGEIVINSCDNDGIMKGYDIELLKEIKENTKVPIIALGGAGNLNHIKDVFENSKVDAVACGSMFVYQGPLKGVLISYPPYQKIQELLGNK
- the hisH gene encoding imidazole glycerol phosphate synthase subunit HisH; translated protein: MIAILDYGIGNLKSIYNMFKKVGVESIITSDIETIKNADKYLLPGVGSFDHGINSLKNAPFFETLEKEVLENKKPILGICLGMQLLTNSSEEGKEKGLGWIDAQTIKFDLEDKSLSIPHMGWNKINPTNTNDIFKNLEDNRFYFVHSYHVVCNNEKNILATANYGQTFTCSIYKDNIYGVQFHPEKSHKFGMQLLKNFGEM
- a CDS encoding N-acetyl sugar amidotransferase, which produces MNNKKQYQICTKCVMDTTDPEINFDEKGVCNHCREFDEFTSKRWFPNDEGAKKLQAIYEKMKKENVHKHYDCILGLSGGVDSSYLALKLYEAGIRPLVVHVDGGWNSELAVQNIENIVNYCGWHLHTIVIDWEEMRDLQLAYLKSAIANQDVPQDHAFFASLYHFATKYGINYVISGGNLATESIFPKAWHWSAMDADNLHAIHNKFGTKKLKNYKTIGFYELYLYYPFIKKMKTIRPLNFMPYIKSEALQELKDKIGYKEYARKHGESVFTKFFQNYWLPMKFGYDKRKPHLASLIVAGQMSREEALKELDKPLYDEKELKEDKEYIAKKLGVSNEEFENILQMPSHKYSDFPNMTEKYNRMKKVQNFVSKLLGRKISNYS
- a CDS encoding glycosyltransferase, with the protein product MHILIISSEHFITQTQPLGGIFQYHQANALSNDKHQIGVLSVGYITPRYLVSKYIYKKEEKKGNINIKRKYKQLYFPHRYIPFKILKNNYVQMADKLYSKYIEEFGMPDIIHAHNFLYAGVIAEFLKDKYGIKYIVTEHSSAFVQNKISNEKIKSIGNVAKNALKVTAVSSSFNNILKEYTKTNIDLLPNIVDDFFFQKKFQNKISKNFIFLHIASLDKNKNQELLIKSFEKIAKLNHNIYLNIAGSGYMKKYLESLVKKLDIQKQVNFLGRISQEKVRDEMMKSNCFVLSSNFETFGVVLIEALACGLPLIATKCGGPEDIVNKQNGILINVENQLQLEDAMMTMYKNASKYDKEKLRGDVEEKFGKNAFIKNAMKYYEVGINNEQ